One window of the Nocardia huaxiensis genome contains the following:
- a CDS encoding NAD(P)/FAD-dependent oxidoreductase yields MSANIDVVVIGGGYAGVMAANRLTQRDNVSVTLINPRAGFVERIRLHQAAAGNYDAVTEYQRVLSERVRVVVDTVSRIDAGVRAVELESGGTLGYDYLVYAVGSAGARPNVPGADRFAYPVATLEDARRLRAALALAPAEAPVTVVGAGPTGIETAAELAEQGRRVTLLCGGVLGPYLHARGRRAVARRLAKLGVTVLEGGESRVTEVGRDTVRLGGGHTLSSAVTIWTAGFGVPELARRSGLHTDAAGRLLTDETLTSVDDDRIVAAGDSAAPSELPLRMSCQAAIPLGARAADTVLSRIDGEQPETLNQLLVGQGLSLGREGGLVQLAHRNDVALWFHLDGRLAAKVKEYVCRSTVEYLACEGAKPGSFGMHKVSGGHQRARLLAARRAEALVAR; encoded by the coding sequence ATGAGCGCGAACATCGACGTGGTGGTTATCGGCGGCGGATACGCGGGCGTCATGGCGGCCAACCGGCTCACCCAGCGCGACAACGTGTCCGTGACACTGATCAATCCGCGCGCGGGTTTCGTCGAGCGGATTCGCTTGCACCAGGCGGCCGCTGGAAACTACGACGCCGTCACGGAGTATCAGCGGGTGCTCAGCGAGCGCGTGCGGGTGGTCGTCGATACCGTCTCCCGGATCGATGCGGGCGTCCGCGCGGTGGAGTTGGAGAGCGGCGGCACGCTCGGCTACGACTACCTCGTGTACGCGGTGGGCAGTGCCGGTGCGCGGCCGAATGTGCCGGGTGCGGACCGTTTCGCGTATCCGGTCGCCACGCTGGAGGATGCGCGGCGACTGCGCGCGGCACTGGCTCTCGCGCCCGCGGAGGCTCCGGTGACCGTGGTCGGGGCGGGACCGACCGGTATCGAGACCGCTGCCGAGCTTGCCGAGCAGGGCCGCCGGGTGACGCTGCTGTGCGGCGGGGTGCTCGGCCCCTACCTGCATGCGCGGGGCCGCCGGGCGGTGGCCCGGCGGCTGGCCAAGCTGGGTGTGACGGTGCTCGAGGGCGGTGAGTCGCGGGTGACCGAGGTGGGCCGCGATACCGTGCGGCTCGGCGGCGGGCACACGCTGTCGAGTGCGGTGACCATCTGGACCGCCGGGTTCGGGGTGCCGGAGCTGGCGCGCCGCAGCGGCCTGCACACCGATGCGGCGGGCCGCCTGCTCACCGATGAGACGCTGACCAGCGTGGACGACGATCGCATTGTGGCGGCGGGGGATTCGGCCGCCCCGTCGGAGCTGCCGTTGCGCATGAGCTGCCAGGCCGCCATACCGTTGGGCGCGCGAGCCGCCGACACCGTGCTCAGCCGCATCGACGGCGAACAGCCGGAAACGCTGAACCAGCTGCTGGTCGGTCAGGGCCTCAGCCTGGGCCGGGAGGGTGGCCTCGTCCAGCTCGCGCACCGCAATGATGTGGCGCTGTGGTTCCATCTCGACGGCCGGCTGGCCGCGAAGGTCAAGGAGTATGTGTGCCGGAGCACCGTCGAGTATCTGGCCTGTGAGGGTGCGAAGCCCGGTTCGTTTGGCATGC